One stretch of Pseudomonas fragi DNA includes these proteins:
- a CDS encoding flagellin, with amino-acid sequence MALSVNTNVTSQTVQKNLNKAGDSLSTSMTRLSSGLKINSAKDDAAGMQIANRLTSQVKGMTVAIANANNGSSIAQTAEGAMQESTNILQRLRELALQSANGDKSADDRASLQQEFTAKVGELTRISSTTTFGGRNLLDGSFQNQSFQVGADANQTISFGMSDISATGLKGSYGEASAAGGVSTLSANVVGGANDAATFKATGAAAFAAVDDQTLTINGTDIAIAKDSKIADAVAEINKQTSKTGVTASADAATGTKLTLSSASDFTAVGSAASDAGFVAAATPAKNLLDAGEIQVNGVKVTIAAGSLENAAAAITKANTDSKTGVNASVKDGRLVLTSEKGQAINLADSTGTGGPGSLSKLGLTAGSTQAKLTNDTSVSFNGVEVKFKKGDSMDTIVSSINSASTGVTASKNADNTLKLFSTKDITIADGSAGTGLASLGLTDTAKITTANTVETTVSDLSVLTAEGAQQTIQALTGAIQQIDTQRSALGAVQNRFDSTVSNLQSISENSTAARGRVQDTDFASEAAELTKQQTLQQAATAILSQANQLPSAVMKLLQ; translated from the coding sequence ATGGCTTTATCAGTAAACACTAACGTCACGTCCCAGACCGTTCAGAAGAACCTGAACAAAGCCGGCGACTCGTTGAGCACCTCGATGACCCGTCTGTCTTCCGGCCTGAAAATCAACAGCGCCAAAGACGACGCTGCCGGCATGCAGATCGCCAACCGTCTGACTTCCCAAGTTAAAGGCATGACCGTTGCCATCGCCAACGCCAACAACGGCTCGTCGATTGCACAGACGGCTGAAGGCGCGATGCAAGAGTCGACCAACATTCTGCAACGTTTGCGTGAACTGGCCCTGCAGTCTGCGAACGGTGATAAAAGCGCTGATGACCGTGCGTCCCTGCAACAAGAATTCACAGCGAAAGTCGGTGAACTGACCCGTATTTCGTCTACCACCACCTTCGGTGGTCGTAACCTGCTGGACGGCTCGTTCCAGAACCAGTCGTTCCAGGTCGGTGCTGATGCCAACCAGACCATCTCGTTCGGTATGAGCGATATCAGTGCTACTGGTTTGAAGGGTTCTTATGGTGAGGCGAGTGCCGCAGGTGGCGTGAGCACGCTGTCTGCAAACGTTGTTGGTGGTGCGAACGATGCTGCGACATTCAAGGCGACAGGTGCGGCGGCCTTTGCTGCTGTAGATGATCAAACCTTAACGATCAATGGAACAGATATTGCCATTGCTAAAGATTCGAAAATTGCAGACGCGGTTGCTGAAATCAACAAGCAAACCTCTAAGACGGGCGTAACAGCATCGGCTGATGCTGCTACTGGAACTAAGTTGACCCTGTCTTCCGCTTCTGATTTTACTGCAGTGGGTTCTGCTGCTTCTGATGCGGGTTTCGTTGCTGCAGCCACACCAGCAAAAAATCTGTTGGACGCCGGTGAGATTCAAGTTAACGGTGTCAAGGTTACTATTGCCGCTGGTTCTCTTGAGAATGCAGCTGCAGCAATTACTAAAGCAAATACTGACTCTAAAACAGGCGTAAACGCCTCGGTTAAAGATGGTCGCCTGGTTCTGACTTCGGAGAAGGGGCAGGCTATCAATCTTGCGGATAGCACAGGTACTGGTGGTCCAGGTTCGCTTTCCAAACTGGGCCTGACAGCAGGCAGTACTCAAGCCAAGCTGACCAATGATACTTCCGTATCGTTCAATGGCGTAGAAGTGAAGTTCAAGAAAGGCGATTCGATGGACACCATCGTTTCTTCGATCAACAGCGCAAGCACTGGGGTAACTGCCAGCAAAAATGCTGACAACACGCTGAAGTTGTTCTCCACCAAGGACATCACCATTGCTGACGGCAGTGCAGGTACTGGCCTAGCTTCGTTGGGTCTGACGGATACGGCTAAAATCACTACAGCCAACACAGTCGAAACCACCGTCTCTGACCTGAGCGTGTTGACTGCCGAAGGCGCTCAACAAACCATCCAGGCCTTGACTGGCGCCATCCAGCAGATCGACACTCAGCGTTCCGCACTGGGTGCTGTACAAAACCGTTTCGACAGCACCGTTTCCAACCTGCAAAGCATCTCCGAGAACTCGACTGCTGCACGTGGTCGCGTTCAGGACACTGACTTCGCATCGGAAGCTGCCGAGCTGACCAAGCAACAAACCCTGCAACAGGCCGCTACCGCGATCCTGTCCCAGGCTAACCAGCTGCCATCCGCTGTGATGAAACTGCTGCAGTAA
- a CDS encoding sensor histidine kinase produces MPQAAVQLSSAPDPYSLLQARVSELTGELAVVSAQRMAELAEKERLANRLQHLLDLLPGGIIVIDDRGRVREANPAACELLGLPLEGELWRHVIARCFAPREDDGHEVSLKDGRRLSIATRSLGAEPGQLVSLNDLTETRRLQDQLARHERLSSLGRMVASLAHQIRTPLSAALIYASHLTEQALPVETQQRFAGRLKERLHELEHQVRDMLVFARGELPLGDRVTPKVLMQALQAAAQTHVQGVSIRWQCDAYAGQLLCNRDTLVGALLNLIENALQAGTPQVRLKVHLYRRDNRLRLCISDNGSGIEPQVLARLGEPFFTTKATGTGLGLAVVNAVVRAHQGQLQLRSRLGRGTCALLSLPLIPVVAEAN; encoded by the coding sequence ATGCCTCAAGCCGCCGTCCAGTTGTCCTCGGCCCCCGATCCCTACAGCCTGCTGCAAGCCCGTGTCTCGGAGTTGACCGGCGAGCTGGCGGTGGTCAGTGCGCAGCGCATGGCCGAGCTTGCCGAGAAAGAACGGCTGGCCAATCGCCTGCAACACCTGCTGGATCTGCTGCCTGGCGGGATTATCGTTATTGATGATCGTGGCCGCGTGCGCGAGGCCAACCCCGCAGCCTGCGAGCTGCTGGGCCTGCCCCTGGAGGGTGAGTTGTGGCGTCATGTGATCGCCCGCTGCTTTGCCCCACGCGAAGATGATGGCCATGAAGTGTCTCTCAAGGACGGCCGGCGCCTGTCAATTGCCACCCGCTCGCTGGGCGCCGAACCCGGGCAACTGGTGTCGCTCAATGACCTGACAGAAACCCGGCGCCTGCAAGATCAGCTGGCCCGCCATGAACGTCTGTCGTCCCTGGGGCGTATGGTCGCTTCCCTGGCTCACCAGATTCGTACACCTTTGTCAGCCGCGCTGATCTACGCCAGCCATTTGACCGAGCAAGCCCTGCCGGTGGAAACCCAGCAGCGTTTTGCCGGGCGCCTCAAGGAGCGCCTGCACGAGCTGGAGCATCAGGTGCGCGACATGCTGGTATTTGCTCGTGGCGAACTGCCACTGGGCGACCGGGTCACCCCCAAAGTACTGATGCAAGCCCTGCAAGCCGCTGCGCAAACCCATGTGCAAGGTGTGTCGATCCGCTGGCAGTGTGATGCCTACGCGGGGCAGTTGCTGTGCAATCGCGACACCCTGGTCGGCGCGCTGCTCAATCTGATCGAAAACGCCCTGCAGGCCGGCACGCCGCAGGTACGGCTCAAGGTGCACCTGTATCGCCGCGATAACCGCCTCAGGTTGTGTATCAGCGACAACGGCAGTGGCATTGAGCCGCAAGTGCTGGCGCGTCTAGGCGAGCCTTTTTTCACCACCAAGGCCACCGGTACCGGTCTGGGCCTGGCGGTGGTCAATGCCGTGGTGCGTGCGCACCAGGGGCAATTGCAATTACGTTCGCGGCTGGGGCGTGGCACCTGTGCCTTGCTCAGCTTGCCGCTGATTCCCGTTGTCGCGGAGGCAAACTGA
- a CDS encoding flagellar hook-associated protein 3, giving the protein MRISTSQFFESTSATYQNNFSSVIKTQGQIDSGVRIQTAADDPVGAARLLQLQQQKDMLGQYSTNMNSIKSSLGAQEAVLDSINNSLQKASELALGAGSGKSDADRLAIANELGSIEEQVFSLLNSKDAAGNYMFSGSKTDTPPYTRNNDGTYSYQGDDTQLNLKVSDTLTLASSDTARSIMEGATNTGRTQATFVPGVDANGEPTVNDGKLSVSAGLVTSSAVFNKSFAEGQPYTLKFSSSTQYTLTDRDGNDLTSQVAGNGVFDPIKDGSQSISLRGVSFDITPNLKDIPAADRDAAVAGRTFTLEAKADTINTSRTPSNGSTAQITNSTVTDAQAYGDSFPSNGAVIKFTSATEYEVYAQPLSADSKSIAQGTVDGGALGIKFDFAGAPQAGDQFVVNRNNHQSQNALDTISQLRKALEIPSDKDPLAQQTQKDAINAAIGNLKNASAGVDSARGSIGARLKAVDIQADENISLGLANDSTTAAIGNTDMAGASIELAFQKAMLEASQLAFVKISQLSLFNQL; this is encoded by the coding sequence ATGCGTATTTCAACTTCGCAGTTTTTTGAATCGACCAGCGCCACCTACCAGAACAACTTCTCGTCGGTGATCAAGACCCAGGGCCAGATCGACTCCGGCGTGCGCATCCAGACCGCCGCCGATGACCCGGTCGGCGCGGCGCGCCTGCTGCAACTGCAACAGCAAAAAGACATGCTGGGCCAGTACAGCACCAATATGAACAGCATCAAATCGTCCCTGGGCGCCCAGGAAGCGGTGCTCGACAGCATCAACAACTCATTGCAAAAGGCCAGTGAGCTGGCCCTGGGCGCAGGCAGCGGTAAAAGCGATGCCGATCGCCTGGCCATTGCCAACGAACTGGGCAGTATTGAAGAGCAGGTGTTCAGCCTGCTCAACAGCAAGGACGCTGCGGGCAACTACATGTTCTCCGGCTCCAAAACCGACACACCGCCTTACACTCGCAACAATGACGGCACCTACAGCTATCAGGGTGACGATACCCAGCTTAACCTGAAGGTTTCCGACACCCTGACCCTGGCCAGCAGCGATACGGCCAGAAGCATCATGGAAGGCGCGACCAATACCGGGCGTACCCAGGCGACTTTTGTGCCCGGCGTGGATGCCAATGGCGAGCCGACCGTCAATGACGGCAAGCTCTCGGTGTCTGCCGGCCTGGTTACGTCAAGCGCGGTGTTCAACAAGAGCTTCGCCGAAGGCCAGCCCTATACGCTGAAATTCAGCAGCAGCACCCAGTACACCCTGACTGACCGCGACGGCAACGACCTGACCTCGCAGGTGGCGGGTAATGGCGTGTTCGACCCGATCAAGGACGGTTCGCAGAGCATCAGCCTGCGTGGCGTTTCGTTCGACATTACCCCCAACCTCAAGGATATCCCGGCGGCGGATCGCGATGCGGCAGTGGCGGGGCGTACCTTCACCCTGGAGGCCAAGGCCGACACCATCAATACCTCGCGCACGCCGAGCAACGGCTCGACGGCGCAGATTACCAATTCCACGGTGACCGACGCCCAGGCCTATGGCGACAGCTTTCCGAGCAATGGCGCGGTGATCAAATTTACCAGCGCCACCGAGTACGAGGTGTATGCCCAGCCGCTGAGCGCCGACAGCAAGTCGATTGCCCAGGGCACTGTTGACGGCGGTGCGCTCGGGATCAAGTTCGACTTCGCTGGAGCACCGCAGGCGGGCGACCAGTTTGTCGTCAACCGCAACAACCACCAGAGCCAGAACGCGCTGGACACCATCAGCCAGCTGCGCAAGGCGCTGGAGATCCCTAGCGACAAAGACCCGCTGGCCCAGCAAACGCAAAAGGACGCGATCAACGCCGCGATCGGCAACCTGAAAAACGCCAGTGCCGGCGTCGACAGCGCCCGGGGCTCGATTGGTGCGCGTTTGAAGGCGGTGGATATCCAGGCCGATGAAAATATCAGCCTGGGCCTGGCCAACGACTCCACCACGGCGGCGATTGGCAACACCGACATGGCGGGGGCGTCCATTGAACTGGCGTTCCAGAAAGCCATGCTTGAAGCCTCGCAACTGGCGTTCGTGAAAATCTCCCAGCTGAGCCTGTTCAACCAGCTCTAA
- a CDS encoding sigma-54 dependent transcriptional regulator — translation MWRETKILLIDDDSVRRRDLAVILNFLGEENLTSPSHEWEQAVSALPSSREVLCVLVGTVSTAGGLSGLLKTLAAWDEFLPIMLLGEVSALDLPEDQRRRVLSSLEMPPSYSKLLDSLHRAQVYREMYDQARERGRHREPNLFRSLVGTSRAIQHVRQMMQQVADTDASVLILGESGTGKEVVARNLHYHSKRRDAPFVPVNCGAIPAELLESELFGHEKGAFTGAITSRAGRFELANGGTLFLDEIGDMPLPMQVKLLRVLQERTFERVGSNKTQCADVRIIAATHKNLESMIEVGAFREDLYYRLNVFPIEMAPLRERVEDIPLLMNELISRMEHEKRGSIRFNSAAIMSLCRHAWPGNVRELANLVERMAIMHPYGVIGVVELPKKFRYVDDEDEQLVDSLRSDMEERVAINSATTDFVASANAMLPPEGLDLKDYLGGLEQGLIQQALDDANGIVARAAERLRIRRTTLVEKMRKYGMSRREGEDQADD, via the coding sequence ATGTGGCGTGAAACCAAAATTCTGCTGATCGATGACGATAGCGTCCGCCGCCGTGATCTGGCGGTGATCCTGAATTTTCTTGGCGAAGAAAATTTGACCAGCCCTAGTCACGAGTGGGAGCAGGCTGTCAGCGCCTTGCCGTCCAGTCGTGAAGTGCTCTGTGTGCTTGTGGGCACCGTGAGCACTGCGGGTGGCCTTTCAGGACTGCTTAAGACACTGGCCGCGTGGGATGAGTTCCTGCCGATCATGCTTTTAGGTGAAGTTTCTGCCCTCGACCTGCCTGAAGACCAGCGCCGCCGGGTATTGTCCAGCCTCGAAATGCCCCCCAGCTACAGCAAACTGCTTGATTCCCTGCACCGTGCCCAGGTCTATCGCGAGATGTACGACCAGGCCCGCGAGCGCGGCCGTCATCGTGAGCCCAATCTGTTTCGCAGCCTGGTCGGTACCAGCCGGGCGATCCAGCATGTGCGCCAGATGATGCAGCAAGTGGCCGATACCGATGCCAGTGTGCTGATCCTCGGCGAGTCCGGCACCGGCAAGGAAGTGGTGGCGCGCAATCTGCATTACCACTCCAAGCGCCGTGACGCGCCGTTTGTGCCGGTCAACTGCGGGGCGATTCCTGCCGAGCTGCTGGAAAGCGAGCTGTTTGGTCATGAGAAGGGCGCCTTTACCGGGGCCATCACCAGCCGCGCCGGGCGTTTTGAGCTGGCCAATGGCGGTACGCTGTTCCTCGATGAAATCGGCGATATGCCCCTGCCGATGCAGGTCAAACTGCTGCGTGTATTGCAGGAGCGGACCTTTGAGCGTGTGGGCAGCAACAAGACCCAGTGCGCCGATGTGCGGATCATTGCCGCGACCCACAAAAACCTCGAAAGCATGATTGAAGTCGGCGCCTTCCGCGAAGACTTGTACTACCGCCTCAACGTGTTCCCGATTGAAATGGCGCCACTGCGTGAGCGGGTCGAAGATATTCCGTTGCTGATGAACGAGCTGATTTCGCGCATGGAGCACGAAAAACGCGGTTCGATCCGCTTCAACTCGGCTGCCATCATGTCGTTGTGCCGTCATGCATGGCCGGGCAACGTCCGCGAGCTGGCCAACCTGGTGGAGCGCATGGCGATCATGCATCCATACGGGGTGATTGGCGTGGTTGAGCTGCCGAAAAAATTCCGCTACGTCGACGACGAAGACGAGCAACTGGTCGACAGCCTGCGCAGTGATATGGAAGAGCGCGTGGCCATTAATAGCGCCACTACCGACTTCGTGGCCAGCGCCAACGCGATGCTGCCGCCCGAAGGCCTGGACCTCAAGGACTACCTGGGCGGGCTGGAGCAGGGTTTGATCCAGCAAGCGCTGGACGACGCCAATGGCATCGTTGCGCGTGCGGCAGAGCGCCTGCGGATTCGCCGTACCACCCTGGTCGAAAAAATGCGCAAGTACGGCATGAGCCGTCGCGAAGGTGAAGATCAGGCGGATGATTGA
- the fliS gene encoding flagellar export chaperone FliS — protein MNPMRALRQYQKVNSHAQISEASPHRLIQMLMEGGLDRMAQAKGAMSRGDIPQKAMLITKAIDIITGLRQGLDEEKTDDKAALEQLDSLYEYMAVRLTLANAKNDPEIIDEVARLLITVKSGWDAIAPQ, from the coding sequence ATGAACCCGATGCGCGCCCTTCGTCAGTATCAGAAGGTTAATTCCCACGCTCAAATCTCCGAAGCCAGCCCCCACCGTCTGATTCAGATGCTGATGGAAGGCGGTCTGGACCGCATGGCCCAGGCCAAGGGCGCGATGAGCCGTGGCGATATCCCGCAGAAGGCCATGTTGATTACCAAGGCCATCGATATCATCACCGGCTTGCGTCAGGGCCTGGATGAAGAAAAGACCGACGACAAGGCGGCGCTGGAGCAACTGGACAGCCTGTACGAGTACATGGCCGTGCGTCTGACCCTGGCCAATGCCAAGAACGACCCGGAAATCATCGATGAAGTGGCGCGCCTGCTGATCACTGTAAAAAGTGGTTGGGATGCCATCGCCCCGCAATAA
- a CDS encoding ketoacyl-ACP synthase III, whose product MIGIKSIASYLPASGVDNYAQGAKFSKDEEFILGKIGSAFLPRKDADQETSDLCVEAVNALFSNNPQLKRESIDALIVVTQNGDAEGLPHTAAIVQDKLGLPTHVAAFDISLGCSGYVYGIYAMKGFMEAAGLKNGLLVTADPYSKIVDPEDRNTTMLFGDAATATWMGEDAPWQLGKAKFGTDGSGAPHLKVSDGVFFMNGRQVFNFALLKVPAHLNELLEESELTSKDIDAFCIHQGSAAIVDAVARRFEGEPEKFIKDMVETGNTVSSSIPLLLEKHVMDATWKRVALSGFGVGLSWGSAIIYRP is encoded by the coding sequence ATGATTGGCATTAAAAGCATCGCCAGTTACTTGCCAGCAAGCGGTGTAGACAACTACGCGCAAGGCGCGAAGTTCTCCAAAGACGAAGAATTCATCCTGGGCAAGATCGGCTCGGCCTTTCTGCCGCGCAAAGATGCTGACCAGGAAACCTCGGACCTGTGTGTTGAAGCCGTCAACGCACTGTTTAGCAACAATCCGCAGCTTAAACGCGAATCCATCGACGCGTTGATCGTTGTCACCCAGAACGGCGACGCCGAAGGTCTGCCGCACACGGCGGCCATCGTCCAGGACAAGCTCGGCCTGCCGACCCACGTTGCCGCCTTTGATATCTCCCTGGGCTGCTCGGGCTATGTCTACGGCATCTACGCGATGAAAGGCTTTATGGAAGCCGCGGGCCTGAAAAACGGCTTGCTGGTGACGGCCGACCCGTACTCGAAAATCGTCGACCCGGAAGACCGCAACACCACCATGCTCTTTGGTGACGCGGCCACCGCTACCTGGATGGGCGAAGACGCTCCCTGGCAGCTGGGCAAGGCCAAGTTCGGCACCGACGGTTCCGGTGCCCCGCATCTGAAAGTCAGTGATGGCGTGTTCTTTATGAATGGCCGCCAGGTGTTCAACTTCGCGCTGCTTAAAGTGCCTGCGCACTTGAACGAGCTGCTGGAAGAGTCGGAGCTGACCTCCAAGGACATCGACGCGTTCTGCATCCACCAGGGCAGTGCGGCCATCGTTGATGCCGTGGCCCGCCGTTTTGAAGGCGAGCCGGAGAAATTTATCAAGGATATGGTCGAGACCGGCAATACCGTGTCGTCGAGCATTCCGCTGCTGCTGGAAAAGCATGTGATGGACGCCACCTGGAAGCGCGTGGCGCTGAGCGGTTTTGGTGTGGGCCTGTCGTGGGGCTCGGCGATTATCTATCGTCCATAA
- a CDS encoding sigma-54-dependent transcriptional regulator, protein MRINVLLVEDDHALREALADTLLLAGHGFRAVSSGEEALVAVSAEPFSLVISDVNMPGIDGHQLLARLRASQPQLPVLLMTAHGAVERAVDAMREGAVDYLVKPFEPKALLDLVARHALGSLGVADSEGPVAVEPASAQLLELAARVARSDATVLISGESGTGKEVLARYIHQHSHRVDQPFVAINCAAIPDNMLEATLFGHEKGAFTGAIAAQAGKFEQADGGTLLLDEISEMPLGLQAKLLRVLQEREVERVGGRKPVALDIRVVATTNRDLAGEVAAGRFREDLYYRLSVFPLAWRPLRERTADILPLAERLLAKYISKMKHTAVGFSPDAKACLSAYPWPGNVRELDNAIQRALILQQRGLIEAADFCLAGPVACAPLPPLTRSEPLVVEAMESAGALGDDLRRREFQMIIDTLRAERGRRKEASERLGISPRTLRYKLAQMRDAGMDVEAYLFAAT, encoded by the coding sequence ATGCGAATTAACGTGCTGTTGGTCGAGGACGACCATGCGTTGCGCGAGGCCCTGGCAGACACGCTGCTGCTGGCCGGTCACGGTTTTCGCGCCGTCAGCTCGGGGGAGGAAGCCCTGGTCGCGGTCAGCGCCGAGCCTTTTAGCCTGGTGATCAGTGATGTCAACATGCCGGGTATCGATGGCCATCAACTGCTTGCGCGCCTGCGCGCCAGCCAGCCGCAATTGCCGGTGTTGCTGATGACGGCCCACGGCGCTGTGGAGCGTGCGGTGGATGCCATGCGTGAAGGGGCGGTGGATTATCTGGTCAAGCCGTTCGAGCCCAAGGCCCTGCTTGATCTGGTGGCCCGCCATGCTCTGGGCAGTCTCGGCGTGGCCGACAGTGAAGGTCCGGTGGCGGTCGAGCCGGCCAGTGCGCAGTTGCTGGAGCTGGCCGCGCGGGTGGCGCGCAGTGATGCCACGGTGCTGATCTCGGGCGAGTCGGGCACCGGCAAAGAGGTGTTGGCCCGCTATATCCACCAGCACTCCCATCGTGTTGACCAGCCGTTCGTGGCGATCAACTGCGCGGCGATCCCTGACAACATGCTCGAAGCCACCCTGTTCGGTCATGAAAAGGGCGCCTTTACCGGTGCCATTGCCGCCCAGGCCGGCAAGTTCGAACAGGCCGATGGCGGCACCTTGCTGCTGGATGAAATTTCCGAAATGCCCTTGGGTTTGCAGGCCAAGCTGCTGCGCGTATTGCAAGAGCGCGAAGTGGAGCGGGTGGGCGGGCGCAAGCCGGTAGCCTTGGATATCCGCGTGGTCGCCACCACCAACCGTGATCTGGCCGGGGAAGTGGCGGCGGGGCGTTTTCGCGAAGACCTGTACTACCGCCTTTCGGTATTCCCCCTGGCCTGGCGCCCGCTGCGCGAGCGCACCGCCGATATCCTGCCGCTGGCAGAGCGCTTGCTGGCCAAATACATCAGCAAAATGAAGCACACTGCGGTAGGGTTCTCGCCCGATGCCAAGGCGTGCCTGAGTGCTTACCCTTGGCCGGGCAATGTGCGTGAACTGGACAATGCGATTCAGCGGGCGTTGATTTTGCAGCAGCGCGGTTTGATTGAGGCGGCAGATTTTTGCCTGGCCGGGCCTGTGGCTTGCGCGCCTTTGCCGCCGTTGACGCGCTCAGAGCCGTTGGTGGTGGAGGCTATGGAGTCGGCCGGGGCTTTGGGCGATGATCTGCGCCGGCGTGAATTCCAGATGATTATCGACACCTTGCGTGCCGAGCGCGGGCGGCGAAAAGAGGCTTCCGAGCGTCTGGGCATCAGCCCGCGTACCTTGCGCTACAAGCTGGCGCAAATGCGCGATGCGGGGATGGATGTAGAGGCTTATTTGTTTGCTGCAACCTGA
- a CDS encoding flagellar protein FlaG: protein MDISIKLNPVYPSATGSPGPVPAPVATPQAVAAPAPSTGMPPERAELEKAVSDIQEFAQSNQRKLDFSIDDTTGVMVVKVIAADSGEVIRQLPSEVALKLAQNLADPHSLLFQGKA from the coding sequence ATGGACATAAGCATCAAGCTGAATCCCGTTTACCCGAGCGCCACCGGATCACCCGGTCCCGTACCCGCGCCGGTTGCAACCCCTCAAGCAGTCGCGGCCCCGGCCCCGTCGACAGGCATGCCGCCTGAGCGCGCGGAACTGGAAAAGGCCGTCAGTGACATTCAAGAATTCGCACAGTCCAACCAACGCAAGCTGGACTTTTCAATTGATGACACCACCGGTGTGATGGTGGTCAAGGTGATCGCCGCCGACAGCGGTGAGGTCATTCGCCAGCTACCTTCAGAGGTGGCCTTGAAGCTGGCGCAAAATTTGGCTGATCCCCACAGCCTGCTTTTTCAGGGTAAAGCCTGA
- the fliD gene encoding flagellar filament capping protein FliD — protein MASSTITGVGSGFDTIGIVKALVDAEKAPKQSQITAQQKDTTIQLSAVGTVKASLETYRAAIAKLNSVSSFNGLAATSSDEKISKVTIDDKASTGTYALDVSKLATSSKITSKVFEGGTSSVVNSGTEPTTLTISQSGSDYNVSIPAGATLQQTREAINTQLQSKGISANVLTDANGSRLVIGSQTTGKGTDITISGDSELSTGYDAGKAPVNAEYTIDGIAMESSSNKVTSAISGVTLELIDTKASTITVASNTATLKTSVQSFVSAYNALLTSINTQTKVTATGDSATTTSGALTGDASMRQLVSGIRNELLQNSGSSSMGNLSQMGISTDQKTGLLTLDDKQWDAAVAKPNGATEIAKAFTGDTGLVARMTKATDSYVGTTGLLASRVTDLNTKLTDLTTQQADLDRRMDSLKTSLTSKYTAMDTLIAKINASSSSIMTTLNSLNNPKTS, from the coding sequence ATGGCCAGTTCAACGATTACCGGTGTTGGTTCGGGTTTTGACACCATCGGGATTGTGAAAGCCTTGGTTGATGCTGAAAAAGCACCCAAGCAAAGCCAGATTACCGCGCAACAAAAAGACACTACCATTCAGTTGTCCGCAGTGGGTACGGTAAAAGCGTCGCTCGAAACCTATCGTGCAGCCATTGCCAAGCTCAACAGCGTTTCCAGTTTCAACGGTCTGGCCGCTACGTCGTCAGACGAAAAAATTTCCAAAGTCACCATTGATGACAAAGCCTCCACCGGCACCTATGCGCTGGACGTGAGCAAGTTGGCGACCTCGTCAAAAATCACCAGTAAGGTGTTTGAGGGTGGTACTTCCTCGGTCGTAAACTCGGGCACTGAGCCTACGACCCTGACCATCTCGCAGTCCGGCTCTGACTACAATGTCTCTATCCCCGCAGGCGCAACCCTTCAGCAGACACGTGAAGCGATCAACACGCAGTTGCAGTCCAAGGGCATAAGCGCCAACGTTTTGACCGACGCCAATGGTTCGCGTCTGGTAATTGGCTCGCAGACCACGGGTAAGGGTACCGATATCACCATCAGCGGTGATTCAGAGCTGTCGACTGGCTACGACGCCGGTAAAGCGCCGGTGAATGCGGAATACACCATCGATGGCATCGCCATGGAGTCGTCGAGCAACAAGGTCACTTCCGCCATCAGTGGTGTGACCCTGGAGCTGATTGATACCAAAGCGTCCACCATCACCGTGGCTTCTAATACGGCAACGCTGAAAACCTCGGTGCAGTCGTTTGTCAGTGCCTACAACGCGCTGTTGACCAGTATCAACACGCAAACCAAGGTCACGGCCACCGGTGACTCGGCAACCACCACCTCGGGCGCCCTGACCGGCGACGCGTCGATGCGTCAACTGGTCAGCGGTATTCGTAACGAGCTGCTGCAAAACTCTGGCTCGTCGAGTATGGGCAACTTGTCCCAGATGGGTATCAGTACCGATCAAAAAACCGGGTTGCTGACGCTGGATGACAAGCAGTGGGATGCAGCAGTTGCCAAGCCCAATGGCGCAACTGAAATTGCCAAGGCATTCACTGGTGATACCGGGCTGGTGGCGCGTATGACCAAGGCGACCGATAGCTACGTCGGCACTACGGGTCTGCTGGCCAGTCGCGTGACTGACTTGAATACCAAGCTGACTGACCTTACGACGCAGCAAGCGGATCTGGATCGACGCATGGATAGTCTGAAAACTTCGCTGACTTCCAAGTACACCGCCATGGACACCCTGATCGCCAAGATCAACGCCAGCAGCTCCAGCATCATGACCACGCTCAACTCGCTGAATAACCCTAAAACCAGCTGA